From one Hyphomicrobiales bacterium genomic stretch:
- a CDS encoding 5-guanidino-2-oxopentanoate decarboxylase, with amino-acid sequence MAGRGGEPAAKRLRCRRPDRYRPSPFAPSGPADRLPAIEGDAMTTCGEAIPKLLAGYGCEVVFGIPGTHSIELYRGLGDGTLRHVLPRHEQGAAFMAEGYARLAGKPALCCLITGPGLTNGATGIAQAYASSTPMLVITPVNERESLGKGWGRLHELTDQSAVVRPFTAFTETAMTASDVPALVARAYDIFSSQRPRPCHIQIPIDVMREPATGDWSPRAPAMARTPDPQAITTAARLLLEARSPVILAGGGAIGAAEAVRRLAERLDAPVATSFAGKGILPHTHPLALGATLSLVGTQAALAVADVVLAVGTELSETDSWRKWLDIPGRIVRVDIDEGEISSDYPSAVAIEGDAATAIVMLMEAIGRGGPGEPPRAGHGQERAAAARLANRATLDSLQRRHLTVLDAMRASLPAETVFVGDMTQLAYTADRFLDVDRPGHYLGSFGYGTLGYALPTALGAKIAAPDRPVAAIAGDSGVLYTIQEMATAVEERLGVILYLWNNRALGQIRDDMVEAQIRPFAVLPEPPDFQAIARGFGWQSAIAHDAGEIGALTAAALAAGGPHLIEVRDPEVWAHD; translated from the coding sequence ATGGCGGGGCGAGGTGGCGAGCCGGCCGCGAAGCGACTAAGGTGCCGGCGACCGGACCGGTATCGGCCCAGTCCGTTCGCCCCATCGGGGCCGGCGGACCGCCTGCCAGCAATCGAGGGCGATGCGATGACCACCTGCGGAGAGGCCATTCCGAAGTTGCTTGCCGGCTACGGCTGCGAGGTCGTGTTCGGGATTCCCGGGACCCATTCGATCGAACTCTACCGGGGACTCGGCGATGGCACGCTACGCCACGTGTTGCCGCGCCACGAACAGGGCGCCGCCTTCATGGCGGAGGGCTACGCGCGGCTCGCGGGAAAGCCCGCGCTCTGCTGCCTCATCACGGGGCCGGGCCTGACCAATGGCGCGACCGGCATCGCGCAGGCCTATGCCTCCTCGACGCCCATGCTGGTGATCACGCCGGTCAACGAGCGCGAAAGTCTCGGCAAGGGCTGGGGCCGCCTGCACGAACTCACCGATCAGAGCGCCGTCGTACGACCGTTCACGGCGTTCACGGAAACCGCGATGACGGCGAGCGACGTCCCGGCGCTGGTGGCGCGCGCCTACGACATCTTCTCCTCGCAGCGACCGCGCCCCTGCCACATCCAGATCCCGATCGACGTTATGCGCGAGCCGGCGACGGGCGACTGGAGCCCACGCGCGCCAGCGATGGCGCGCACACCCGATCCGCAGGCGATCACAACGGCCGCCCGGCTCCTGCTCGAAGCGCGCTCGCCCGTCATCCTCGCCGGTGGCGGCGCGATCGGGGCGGCGGAGGCGGTGCGCCGTCTCGCCGAGCGCCTCGATGCCCCGGTCGCGACCAGCTTTGCCGGCAAGGGCATTCTGCCCCACACCCACCCCCTCGCGCTCGGCGCCACGCTCTCGCTCGTCGGAACCCAGGCCGCGCTCGCGGTCGCGGACGTCGTGCTGGCCGTCGGCACCGAGCTTTCGGAAACCGACAGCTGGCGCAAATGGCTGGACATCCCGGGCCGGATCGTGCGCGTCGACATCGACGAAGGGGAGATTTCCAGCGACTATCCGAGCGCGGTCGCGATCGAGGGAGACGCGGCGACGGCAATCGTCATGCTCATGGAGGCGATCGGGCGCGGCGGGCCGGGCGAACCGCCCCGGGCCGGCCATGGCCAGGAGCGCGCGGCCGCCGCCCGGCTCGCCAATCGCGCAACGCTCGATTCCCTCCAGCGCCGTCACCTCACCGTGCTCGATGCGATGCGCGCCTCACTTCCCGCCGAGACGGTCTTCGTCGGCGACATGACTCAGCTCGCCTACACCGCCGACCGCTTCCTCGACGTCGACCGGCCGGGACATTATCTCGGCTCGTTCGGCTATGGCACGCTCGGCTATGCGCTGCCGACAGCGCTCGGGGCAAAGATCGCCGCGCCGGACCGTCCGGTCGCCGCGATCGCGGGTGATTCGGGCGTGCTCTACACGATCCAGGAAATGGCGACGGCCGTGGAGGAGCGCCTCGGGGTCATCCTCTACCTCTGGAACAACCGGGCCCTCGGGCAGATCCGCGACGACATGGTGGAGGCGCAGATCCGCCCCTTCGCCGTGCTGCCGGAGCCGCCCGACTTCCAGGCGATCGCACGCGGTTTCGGCTGGCAGAGCGCGATCGCGCACGATGCCGGGGAGATCGGGGCATTGACGGCCGCCGCGCTCGCAGCCGGCGGCCCGCATCTCATCGAGGTTCGCGATCCGGAGGTCTGGGCCCATGACTGA
- a CDS encoding EamA family transporter translates to MTRLQADFLLLLTAIIWGTAFVAQKTALDAVGPLSFAAARLLLSALVVAPLAILEVRRLRRLHGSGHPADGAPALAPLGTPRSLALFLATGLAFCCGSLLQQVGMLTTSVTNTGFLTTVYVVLVPIVVWLFFRRPPAAYVWLAAAFSITGVWLIGDATLSALTVGDLLVLAGAVFWALHVVLVGMLVMRTGAPFLAVFVQYLLTSLIAALLLPAFETFDLSALARVVPELLYAGIVSGAIGFSLQAIAQRHTPAPEAAVIIGSESLFAAMAGALLLGERLSLLGAMGCALVFAAMLIVELTPVARRWWMRRTGAAAV, encoded by the coding sequence ATGACCCGCCTCCAGGCCGACTTCCTCCTCCTCCTCACCGCGATCATCTGGGGCACGGCGTTCGTTGCCCAGAAGACCGCGCTCGATGCCGTCGGCCCGCTGTCGTTCGCGGCGGCGCGATTGCTGCTGTCCGCCCTGGTGGTCGCGCCGCTCGCGATCCTCGAGGTGCGACGCCTGCGCCGGCTCCACGGCTCTGGGCATCCGGCGGACGGCGCGCCCGCCCTCGCGCCGCTCGGGACGCCACGCTCGCTGGCGCTGTTCCTGGCGACGGGGCTCGCCTTCTGCTGCGGCTCCCTCCTCCAGCAGGTCGGCATGCTGACGACGTCGGTCACCAACACCGGCTTCCTGACGACGGTCTACGTCGTGCTCGTGCCAATCGTCGTCTGGCTGTTCTTTCGCCGCCCGCCGGCCGCCTACGTCTGGCTTGCCGCCGCGTTCTCCATCACGGGCGTCTGGTTGATCGGCGATGCGACATTGTCCGCGCTCACCGTCGGCGACCTCCTGGTCCTGGCCGGCGCCGTGTTCTGGGCCCTGCACGTCGTCCTCGTCGGCATGCTCGTCATGCGCACGGGCGCCCCGTTCCTCGCCGTCTTCGTGCAGTATCTGTTGACCAGCCTCATTGCCGCGCTCCTGCTGCCGGCCTTCGAGACCTTCGACCTTTCAGCCCTCGCCCGCGTCGTGCCGGAATTGCTCTATGCCGGCATCGTTTCGGGCGCGATCGGCTTTTCCCTTCAGGCGATCGCGCAGCGCCACACCCCGGCCCCCGAGGCGGCCGTCATCATCGGCTCGGAAAGCCTCTTTGCCGCGATGGCGGGGGCCCTCCTCCTCGGCGAGCGCCTGAGCCTCCTCGGCGCCATGGGCTGCGCGCTGGTGTTCGCCGCCATGCTGATCGTCGAACTGACCCCCGTGGCCCGGCGCTGGTGGATGCGCCGGACGGGCGCGGCGGCGGTTTGA
- a CDS encoding redoxin domain-containing protein, translating into MPALTPLFPRQPVPALEVATLSGRRWSLAESRPEHFTMLVVYRGLHCPICRGYLTDLQTRLDEFRAAGVEPFVLSSDDRERAAKAQESWKLDRLDLGYGLTIEQARAWGLYVSRGRGKTSIGIEEPAIFVEPGLFMVRPDGTLYFASVQTMPFARPHFADILGAVQFVTKNGYPARGEVLSGDETS; encoded by the coding sequence ATGCCCGCTCTGACCCCGCTCTTTCCCCGCCAGCCCGTTCCCGCCCTCGAGGTCGCGACGCTCTCCGGTCGCCGCTGGTCGCTCGCCGAAAGCCGCCCCGAGCATTTCACGATGCTCGTCGTCTATCGCGGCCTCCACTGCCCGATCTGCCGCGGCTATCTCACCGACCTCCAGACCCGCCTCGACGAGTTCCGCGCCGCCGGCGTGGAACCGTTCGTGCTCTCGAGTGACGACCGCGAGCGGGCCGCCAAAGCCCAGGAGAGCTGGAAGCTCGACCGCCTCGACCTCGGCTATGGCCTCACGATCGAGCAGGCCCGGGCATGGGGCCTCTACGTCTCGCGCGGCCGTGGCAAGACCTCGATCGGCATCGAGGAGCCCGCGATCTTCGTCGAGCCCGGCCTCTTCATGGTCCGCCCCGACGGCACGCTCTATTTCGCGAGCGTCCAGACCATGCCCTTCGCGCGCCCGCACTTCGCCGACATCCTCGGCGCCGTCCAGTTCGTCACCAAGAACGGCTATCCGGCACGCGGCGAGGTCCTTTCGGGCGACGAGACGAGCTGA